TCACAAAACAACCGATGGTCACATCGCAGTCACCACTCGCATAACTGCCTTGTTTTTACTCCTGTGCTGTTGGACAGATAATGTCAAACACCTGTTGTATACACTTAGGATTGAGCGACAGGAAAGAAGAACTGTGCTATATTGTAAATATAGCCATTGCTAAAGGGCATTGAATTGAAAAGGATATTCTAATATGTAACGCTGTCTGCTTTTGTGTAACTGTAGCTTTAATCCCCTTTTGTCTCTTGTATTCTTTCTCCATAGCTGCTCAAAGCGAGTGGAGGGACTGCGcttacacaaaaaaacaagagGCCCAGACAGAGCGATTTGGAGATAAATATGGAGAACTGGAGAGGAAATCTGAAGGAGGGACTGTCTTTCGTGAGAACGCTACGATTCGCTGTAATAATCACATACATGTATGCTTCGGACTCTGGAAGgaagaaaataatgaattacaGATAGTGATACAGGGTAATACActttaacacaaaaataaaaacacaaataaataactagACTAGTCTCTCACCTTATCTCTGTGTCCTCAATTTAATACAGGTTGCTGGTCAGGCAGTGAAAACCCCCCAGTGTGCGACAGCAGTTGCGTGGTGACCAACACGCCACAAGTGGTCAACAATAAAACCTTTCGCTTCTGCTGTTGCAACAAGGACATGTGCAACATGAACTTCACCGATGGCTTCCCGACCCTCACCACCTCACAGCCTCCCTGTGAGTGTGTCTGTGTAACAAAAAAAAGACCATTCAATCTCAATTCTTTTATTTTGATTGTATTGTCGCAATAAAACAATTTcaatgttttatggggacttgAGAtgattttatactgtacaagcTGTGTCCcatacccctaaacctaaccctcaaACAAACCTttatgcattttcaaacaatcataatttgtttgatttaaaagctgttttgaccaaaaatgtttgataaggtcacatgcacacacagtaCATCCTAGTGGTCTTAACCCACTCTTGAAACTGATACTGAATATTTGCATTATGAACATTTGTATGTAGTTTACTTTCTGCACCACTCATGCAGTTTTTTTTGACCCCTTCAAGATTCTCGCCGGCAGGTTGCAATAGTTGTCCCCTTAGCAACCGTCTTCATGTTTACCGTGCTTGTTGTTCTGCTTTTCTTCTACATCTTGAGAAGTGAGTTACCATAGAGATTTTACATTACCTGCTGAACATATATATTATCTTGTGCACGTGTGGATTTatacgtctgtgtgtgtgtgtgtgtgtgtgtgtgtgtgtgtgtgtgtgtgtgtgtgtgtgtgtgtgcagggccCGGTAAACACACTCTGCACAGTCTGGATGTGCTGGAGTCTGTGTTTTCCCCTCCATCTTTAGATCCTTTAGATCTGGACAACCTTAAATTTATGGAGGTACATGACACCAATCACAGCCTTTTCTCTCTTATTTTCCTcatcttattttttgtaatgcagacatttcctttttaaaggtgcagtttgtaaaatcggccgctagagggcgcataTTCAAAATAGAaatgttcaaaacaacaacaatggcgtgGCTTTATGaggctgtgaaggagcgtggaataatAGGAACTGTCAGATGGGAATGAGAAATCACGTTTATGGATGATGTGAAGTTATaaggttttataaatgttgcgtttgatgacatgattttatttcattataatgaattTGTCACGAAGAGGTgtggagagaacccaagcgcaggcaggcagtgaaggggttaacacaacaaagCTTTACTAATAcacgaaacaaaaacacccacaatggggaaaacgaaactgagagatatatatatatatatatatataaaacaaaagacttcccacgtgggggcaaaacgtaaaacaagagaAGCAAAAAACCTAACTCAAAAactcgaccaaacgtcttacaaaaaTACACGACAGGGTAAACAAGGcaacacacaaaactcacgaTTCACGGACAAGGCAGAGACCAGGAACAAGTAACAACACACCAAACGAAGTACACGCATACCAAACGAAGTACACGCATACACAACGAAGTACACGCatacaagacaaagaaacaatagggtatttataggggaacacaaacaagggataatgacatggggcaggtgtggttaatcaaacactcagggaaagatcacaaggaaacgagaggagcggggccaatgacgagacactggagagaacgtatattattgtcaaaaggacaataatatgtttctctccacacataacctaaggctttgtcatgactctgctacaggaccaagaaaaacatgactaaatgaagcagagccatgacagaattAGATGCCTTAGACTTAATTcatcaaattaatttattaccatTTAGTCAGATGATCTAATCTAGATTGTTGAGTAAATATATGCAAGACACTCTTGCTAAATTAAGAAAAAGACTTAACCTTGTTGATCGATATAATAATCATACGTTTTCTGTCAGTAAAGGAATCTAAACAGTTGCTTACCTGTCTAgtaaaacacatgcaagatCAGCGTCTCTGTCTagttaaaatgtctttgttgacaGAACCATCTGCAAACAGTAAAGAATAATTGTGCTCCATAACGACTGCGCAAAACAAGATAGTTGCTTTATAGATGCTACAAACTAATACTTTCACATTTGTCCACAAGACTGTGTTGTCATGGTTTCTACGGGAGTAATAGCGGAAACCGAGGGTAACGCCAGAGACTGTGTTATTAGGGAGATGCAAGGTCTGGAGAAAGCGtgaaggtctttgcacatacagtccgaaattttcgtatgcgttttttcgtatttggcgctacTTTGtatggtgtctctgaattgtcaaaacgcctcttaaaatgcttgctacggatgccaaaaacgcagaaaatccaacccagtccgaatttttttatgacgaatgaaaatatcggaggcagtgtgtaaatgtgattgacacaacgtgaggtcgtatttattttttaacgtgcacaaatttcggatgcaaatttcggactcaagcCCATTGCacagtccgaaatttgcatccgaaatttccccacgttaaaaaataaatacgacctcacgttgtgtcaatcacatttacatactgcctccgatattttcgtccgtcataaaaaaattcggaccgggttcgattttctgcgttttcgcatccgtagcaagcattttgagtggccttttataacaattcagagacaccgtacaaacgagagccaaatacgaaaaaacgcatacgaaaatttcggactgtatctgcaaagacctttaatgtgcaatggccttaacGGCTTACACGAATCAcgtgaggcacctcagccaatcatataacagcctctagtctcctttcctgcattccgctggaggttgcaggctttccatcTAGTGTCTTTGGTAACGCGGAAATGACTCCATTGACAGGCAACTGCCAGACACAGCCCATGTCATtggttaaaatgacaattttctcacgatttacaaatagttggaaagatattgtaagtactcaactgaacaaaatatataacactggcctagtggtttttggatattttactacaaaaagttacaaaatgcacctttaagtaaaaaatatgtaattactGGGTTATATGAAATATGTCAGAATGCGgcagaatatacagtatgcatctAAATAATAACACAAGACAGATTGTTTCAGAAGTTCTCTTTATTTATCTTGATTCgtgcacaaaaacaaaatgcccTACGTTGCATTCCCTTAACTaaacatgtgaaataaaaactgaattctATTTTGTTTTTCCTGACAGCTGATTGGTAGAGGTCGGTATGGCTCGGTGTATCGCGTTTCGCTGGATGAACAATCGGTGGCGGTGAAAGTTTTCATCGCAGCTAACCGCCAGCAGTTTACCAATGAGAGGATGATTTATCGCCTCCTACTGAAGCACGAGAACGTAGCACGCTTCCTAGACAGCGAGGAACGCGTCGGCACAGAAGGGAGGAGGGAGTTTCTACTCCTGCTGGAGTTTTACCCTCACGTGAGTACCTCAAGAAGACAAACCTTAAAGGCGTATAACAATGTGAATTTTAGCTGGACAAAAGAAAATCCTGCTCAATTCCGGTTTGCATTTGAAGAGTTAATTTGCGAAAAtagataaacatttatttttcaaaaataataaacgtttttattttgaatttcaaGTAATATTAACTGCACTTGGGTTGCTTTGATAAAGTACTATTAACTCTAACATATACAGCTAACtaatacagtaaaaacatgagttttgaatatgtaaaaaacagaatgatctgtttttgcaaaggAACTCTTTACCACCACTTGTTCCTATTTTTTTTCCCACAGTCATTTTTCTCTACATCACACAGTAGCTCCAAAAGTGTGTGCGCTGGCATTTATTTTGTGGTTATATTTAGAAATCTTAGAGATGTGCTCACAAGCGTGATTTGATCTTCAGATATCGCATAAACTCTCTCACCGTCTTCCTGTAATTGTCCTCTCCATCTTTTTTTACCCGCTCCTTCTTTGCCTTTACGAACGGTGGCAGTTCAGCACAGTGTCCAGCACAGCACATTTAACCCCGCGTGTGTTTGGGCTCTCGTCGCATAAACATTCGCAAACAATTTTATAGAGGAAGAGAGATTATTGACTGAGCTGAGAATTATTCAATTATTCATAAACGTGGGCTGTCTGCCTGTACTTCCTGTGGACTAAACCCAGGTTGCCATGGCGACAGGTGGCATCCCCGAGGTAGTACTGTGGTAGGGCAGGAGTGTGCAATGTTTCTCCTGTAACTCAGAGATACACAGCTTATAGTTTTTATTACTCTATGCTTTACCCCCTCCCCCAGTTTTCTTTGACGTTCCTTTCTGTATGTAGCAGTTGCTTTGCTCTGAAAGGAATACTCCCTCACTTGTTTTTCCCAGGGCTCTCTCTGCACGTATCTCAACGGGCGTTCTGTGGACTGGCTGAGCTGCTGTCGATTGGCGCTTTCAGCCACCCGAGGCCTGGCGTACCTGCACACAGAGATAAGAAAAGGAGGTGAGACGTGCATTAAATACACTTCATCCACTCACATGAACATAAAGGTGTTTGTTTACTCTCTCATGGCACTCCAAACtaatatgattttctttcctttgtctgtggaacacaaaggaagatgttttaaagaatgtacTCAAGTGGTTCTCTTCAATGCAGCAAATACATGGAATGACTAGGGAACGTGTGACTAACTCGCTATTGAAAGTcatttaaagcatacatttgtttttattgacgattgaaatataaaatgttgCATTCATGCTGATATTCGGGGAAAAGCTCTCTTGCTTGTGCGCTATTGCTTATACAGTATTATTGCTTCATCATATGGTACAAgttaaaacctaaacccacataACTTGAATTAAAACTCCTAACTGGATTCTAATACACACAGTGGACGCATGCACTCTCCAGGGTtggttttgtttagttttgcaTAGCGAGATCAACACATTTTTATCTATAAACGCACTGGATTAATGCGTTGAATTGACAGACGTAATAAACAAATTTAGGATAACttactcatttttttatatttttccacattttagaatcatATTTAACATATTAAAACCATTGAACAACACCATTGTTACTGTGGGAATTTTGTTGTGGCTATAATCatccaaaaaaaacaaaaatgtacccTTTGCCTAGAATTAGcaaaattgtaaatttagcattttatCATCCAGTTTGTTGAGGTCTCGacctgggaagctttttaaacaatattgaaatgatttccatctatgctggactgttattggctgcttttgatttattatttggtccaaatattttatttagggctgtcaaacgattaatcgtatgcaaaataaaagttttgtttacataatatatgtgtactgtgtataataattatgtatttataagtACACGCACATGCTTGtataattttaagaaaaattatatatttatgtattaaatgtttatatttatatataatatgaattatatgtaactataaaaatgtacacatacacatgtaaatatttcttcaatatgtatgtgtgtgtatttatatatacataattacacAGTAcagatatattatgtaaacaaagacttttattttgcatacgattagtcgcgactaatcgtttgacagtcctatttcaaaaatatatatttttcaaaaataaaaatttagttttctaatgaaagaaattcATATGTTAATATGGCACAATTATATTGTTTACAAAAGTCAATTCAAGCATTGAAACACCttgagattaaaagatttttaagatcatgaaatcatttttgtccagtgatcctaaacttttgaccagtaGTGTACAAAAATTTAGATTTGAGTTTTAAGTGCTTAATGGATCCCCGAGTCACACTATAGATGTGAATGTaggtgtgttttttatttatagtcTCTATAGCTTGAGAAAACTAAATAGCAGACTCACGAGGTGTAAATCTCAGTCCTTTTTATCTTTGTTTCAGTAAGAAAGGCACTGAAGCTGTTTGTTAGATGCTGTTAGTGTCAGAAAAGTGCatgaagcagagagagagagagagagagagagagagagagagagagagagaaaatctaGCTAAACTGGGTTTTGGAACAACATGGCGGGTTTTAGCTGGTCATTAGCTGATTGGATGTTCCTTGTTCAAAACAATATGTGTGCAAGCCACACCTGTGACCTTAACCGGGCTATGAACCTTATTACGTAGCAGAAGAAATAATTGTGATGATTATTCATAATAAGCAATTATATATtgaatattgttgttttttataatgttgcTTTTATAATAGCTGTAAAACACGGTTAATATGCTGGACAGCATATCATGTTGagttattgtgtatttttgtttcgTCCCTCATAAGTGTGTTCTAGCGCTCTCTAGTGACTATTATAGTAATGCATTTTATTCTGattttctctctcctctgttTATCTGTTTCTGTCATCACCACCTCCCCTTCCATTTCCCTTACACTACCCCTTCCTCTTATTGTTAGACGTGTATAAACCCGCCGTGTCCCACCGGGATCTAAACAGTAGGAATGTGCTAGTGAAGGCAGATGGTTCATGTGTGATCAGTGATTTCGGACTGGCCATGATTCTGACGGAAAAGAGACCGCCCGGTCAGGGAGACGTGGACAATTGCTCCATCAGTGAGGTCAGCAAACACAACCCACACCGGTCCAGTTCAATGCATTCCAGCCCGGTGATTCACACGATGagtttctttttaaatctgtGATACGGCTCTAGGTTGGTACGGTGCGCTACATGGCCCCGGAAGTGCTGGAAGGCTCTGTCAATCTGAGAGATTGCGAGACTGCATTGAAACAGGTGGACGTTTACGCGCTGGGTCTGCTCTACTGGGAGACTTTCATGCGCTGCTCTGACCTCTTCCCAGGTTTGggtaaacacatacacatatgtaCTTCCGTGTCATAGCTGCCGTTTTTTAAGTGCTTTCTCCTTTCCCATCAGGTGAGACTGTGCCAGTGTTTCAGATGGCATTTCAGGCAGAAGCGGGCAACCACCCGACCATAGAGGACATGCAGGCGCTTGTGtccagagaaaaagaaagaccCAAATATCCAGAAGCCTGGAAAGAGAATAGCCTGGTGAGAAATGTGAACACAAACTTACGGCTTATTAAACGGTAACGCATCtgtgatttacagtatatgtgcgTTTGTGCTTGTTACGCAGACTGTCCGCTTACTGAAAGAGACGATGGAGGACTGCTGGGATCAGGATGCCGAAGCACGACTCACGGCTCAATGCGCGGAGCAGAGACTCGCCGATCTGCTTTCTATTTGGGAGCGAGAGAAATCGGCCAGTCCTGCTCTCAACCCAAACACTGCGCTATATAACCATAGGTAATCGATAACCAATAATCACTACAGAGCCTAAGATAACTAATCAATTGTAATTAGATTGATTTCAACAATCCACAATTGAGAAAACCTTTACattgcatatatatatacagtatatatatattttttattattataattgtattttttaattgaattttattcTTTTTGAGCAAACACTGAAATTGGGTCCAACACACTAAACATGCCTGAACACCACACATGAGTTAAAACATTTAACGTACAAAAAATATTCCGATTTTGTAACCAGatgttgtgtatttttctttACCTGTAACACTTTTTTGTATCTCGTGAACTTTTATTTTCTAGAAACATCTCTACTGGACAGCAGACACCCGTGGGTTCCCACGCTGAATATTCATCCACACACACCGAAGACCATGACACCTCTGCCGACCCACCCTCAGTTGGAGGGTCTAATCCGGCAGAGAAGAACAGTAACTGCATCAACTACGAATGGCAGCAGGCCCAATTATGGCAGCCTGTCACGGAAAGCTCCTCCACCACTCCTGTTTCAGAGTCCTGCACTGCCAATTATTTTCCACCAGGGGGCAGCAGTGGTCCTCCCTGTATTCAGCTGACCCAGGAAGACCTAGAGATTCCCAAGCTGGACCCAAGCGAAGTCCAGAAGAACTTGCGGGAAAGCTCTGACGAGAGCCTGATGGAACATTCCCAGAAACAGTTCTGCTCTCCAGAAACGTTGACCTCACCCAGCCCGTTCTACCCCCTCATGAACATGGCTTCTGAAGT
The Triplophysa rosa linkage group LG7, Trosa_1v2, whole genome shotgun sequence genome window above contains:
- the bmpr2a gene encoding bone morphogenetic protein receptor type-2a, which codes for MADEGRITILNIGLFTMLVILGPVAAAQSEWRDCAYTKKQEAQTERFGDKYGELERKSEGGTVFRENATIRCNNHIHVCFGLWKEENNELQIVIQGCWSGSENPPVCDSSCVVTNTPQVVNNKTFRFCCCNKDMCNMNFTDGFPTLTTSQPPYSRRQVAIVVPLATVFMFTVLVVLLFFYILRRPGKHTLHSLDVLESVFSPPSLDPLDLDNLKFMELIGRGRYGSVYRVSLDEQSVAVKVFIAANRQQFTNERMIYRLLLKHENVARFLDSEERVGTEGRREFLLLLEFYPHGSLCTYLNGRSVDWLSCCRLALSATRGLAYLHTEIRKGDVYKPAVSHRDLNSRNVLVKADGSCVISDFGLAMILTEKRPPGQGDVDNCSISEVGTVRYMAPEVLEGSVNLRDCETALKQVDVYALGLLYWETFMRCSDLFPGETVPVFQMAFQAEAGNHPTIEDMQALVSREKERPKYPEAWKENSLTVRLLKETMEDCWDQDAEARLTAQCAEQRLADLLSIWEREKSASPALNPNTALYNHRNISTGQQTPVGSHAEYSSTHTEDHDTSADPPSVGGSNPAEKNSNCINYEWQQAQLWQPVTESSSTTPVSESCTANYFPPGGSSGPPCIQLTQEDLEIPKLDPSEVQKNLRESSDESLMEHSQKQFCSPETLTSPSPFYPLMNMASEVSGSQGSSRNADAPVTILPKQQNVPKRPSSLSLHSKTSSLRMKFGKLGKSNLKKVEMGVAKACALNLAHEAQPITVANNDAAARANKIVSGSAPESAGEVSSDDLTFSLLTTSPDEQEPLLRREACPDNANNNNSNNNNGEGDGDAEAEGDGGESNENVGSTGEASSASNTEPVVPPDTHPAPPTVPPQAQSQPQIHGEALLRQNRGRRPERPNSLDLSITTLPLLGGRSDGDVTEGSADKIKKRVKTPYALKKWRPASWIITTETLDAEVNNNSRHGGQNQAGTSRPKSASAVYLGGRGGSRFSTDPNDCDF